The sequence GTAGTCATACACATATTGTACCTTCTTCTTTAACTATGTACGTTAACTATAAAGTCTTTAATGCATATTATATGTAACATACAACTTGAAttttcaacattaaaaacaaataaaaccatgTTTCCATATATTCTGCTTGCATCGAATACTGTCATAATTTTAAAATTTTCAGAATGTTTGGAAAGAACAGCCAATGTCATCACAAAAAAAGGTTCATGcatgttaaatgtaaacattacagTGCCACAGTTCATTTTTGGGAATACAGGTTGAGTGGGGACCATTGATAAACTCACATATTGTGCTGGACCGcaacattaaacattgaattctgtcattatttcatgtttgttctcAGGTGATCCAGGGAGGACTGGGAATCCAGGCAAACCAGGTGTCAAAGGGCGTGAAGGTGTCATCGGTAAGGCTGGACTTAGAGGACTTAAGGGGCACAGGGGGTCCCCAGGGACAGCTGGAAAACGAGGTGAAAAAGGAGAGCACGGGGACATGGGTGGGCAAGGGGAAACTGGAGGCTGTAACTGCGGTAGGGCAGCTCGAGTGGCCTTCTCTGTGGCCGTGACCAAGAGTTACCCCAAAGAGAGACTGCCCATCCGCTTCAGCCGGATCCTGCTGAACGAGGGGAATCACTACAACGCCAGCAGTGGGAAGTTTGTCTGTACCATCCCCGGAGTGTATTATTTCACATATGACATCACTCTTGCTAATAAGCACTTGGCCATCGGGCTTGTACACAATGGGCAGTACAAGATCAAGACCTTTGAtgcaaacacaggaaaccatgaTGTGGCATCTGGTTCAACTGTTCTCCAACTGCAGGAGTCAGACCAGGTGTGGCTACAGATCTTCTACTCAGAGCAGAACGGACTCTTCTTTGACCCTTTCTGGACGGACAGCACCTTTACAGGCTTCCTTATTTACCCTGACCAGGACTATCTTAATGAGGCTGAAAGAAAAGCTAATGCTCAGGGTGACAGTTAATACCCTCATCCTgatacagttttatttattgccTTAATATTAGGTGGAAACATGAAAAATCCCATTTGAAGTCTGTCCCCCACGGGTAGGCCCAAGTGTAATTTGGTTGTTCACATGTGGTGACACAAGGGGGCGCACAAGGAGAGAAAAAGCCAAAGTTGGGAAAATTAAATTTTTATCATGGAGTA is a genomic window of Notolabrus celidotus isolate fNotCel1 chromosome 8, fNotCel1.pri, whole genome shotgun sequence containing:
- the c1qtnf2 gene encoding complement C1q tumor necrosis factor-related protein 2, yielding MLSHRISGRPCGEVYARSCRKRTWIEREDAHVHNLSTVTIMLQMCVIFCLLSAVLSQSTSSLPKKGRNFTIHSSQLVCSLPGQAGPPGNPGAPGSPGAMGPMGPPGKDGPDGMDGEKGEKGDGGDPGRTGNPGKPGVKGREGVIGKAGLRGLKGHRGSPGTAGKRGEKGEHGDMGGQGETGGCNCGRAARVAFSVAVTKSYPKERLPIRFSRILLNEGNHYNASSGKFVCTIPGVYYFTYDITLANKHLAIGLVHNGQYKIKTFDANTGNHDVASGSTVLQLQESDQVWLQIFYSEQNGLFFDPFWTDSTFTGFLIYPDQDYLNEAERKANAQGDS